The nucleotide window CTACGATAACCGGGGCGGCAATGACCGCCCCGACGGCCGTAACGACGACCGGGGCAGCTACGAGCGGCCCGACCGCAGCAGTCAGAACGGCAACGGCCGCAGCGGGTCCTCAGCGCCCAGTGGGCAAAGCAATTCTGGCCGGGGCAGCTACTCGGCACCGGGCGGACGGGGAAGCCAGCCGCAGCAGGCTCCTGGCAACGCGCAGAGCGGACGGGGAAGAAGCAGAGGGCAATAGGCCATGCGCTAGCAATATTCATGAAAGAGCCTCAGGTAGATACTGAGGCTCTTTTTTGTAGGCGGCGCTTTCGTTCATCAACACTACTGCCACATGTTGCGTTGAGGACGATGTCAACTCAGGGCTTGGCCTGCAGCCAACCAAATCTGTAGTTGGCGCTATTGTTGTAAACGTCCGCTCGTTCTCTCCTTTCTTAACCACCCCATCTTATGAAACTGTTTCCAAAACTGGCTTTTTCCGGCGTGTTCGCCCTGTTTTTGGCCGGTGCTGCTCCGGCGCAGGCGCAGATCAACATCAATATCAACTCTCCCTCCTGGGGGCCGGCAGCTCCGGCCGGCGCGCAGTACTACTATATCCCCGACATCGGGGGGTATTATGACCTGCGCGGGCAGCGCTACATCGTATACCGCAACAATGCCTGGACGCGGGTAACGTCGCTCAACGGCTATAATCCGGCTAATTTTCATCCGGTTGTCATCGACTATCGGGGCTCCCAACCCTGGGTACTAATCCGGGACCACCGGGCTAAGTATCCGAAAGCCATGCCTCCCGGACAGGCCAAAAAGTACTATGGCGTTCATCCTGGCAAAGGCAATGGACACGGCAAAGGAAACGGGAATGGCAAAGGCCACGGCAAAGACAAGCATTAGCCGTAGGGAATGCATAAATTGGCTAAGCCAGCTGGTCGCTTCTTGCAGCCGGCTGGCTTTTGCTTTTGCCATGTCTTGACCGAGCAGTTGATAACGCCAGCGAAAGGATTGCCGATAACCGTCTTGTTATTCGGCAATACTATCTGAATCAACGAACTAGAATAGGAGGCATTTCGTATCTGCGCCGGATGGCCTCCGGTTAAGAAGGCCCGTTACTCATTTGATATGCCTGAAACTTACTCTCCTGTGCTTCGGCCCCTGACTTCTTCCTTACCACCTCAGCTAAGGGTAGGCTGCGGCTACCAATTGGTGTACCGGGTGCCGGGCACGTCGGCTGAGTTTAGCTTTTACGGAATAGTAGCGGGGCTGCTTCAGCGCGAAGCCAGAGAGTATTTGTCGCTCGAAGCCGGCCAGGAACTTCCGCTGGCCTGGCTGGTAGCCGTCAACGGCCAGCGTCTGGCAGCTTAGCCGGCCTGCTATCCAGTCCGAGCTGGCGGTCTTCCCACTCTTTATTTTCTCTGCCATGCCTGCTCCTGCCTACACGCCCATCAGCTGCTCGTTCTATGATGAGCTGGAAGCCCGCGCTACCACCGGCCAGCCCTGCACCCTCACCTACCGCACCGAGCCCGACACCCCGCCCAGCACCTACCAGGGTATCATTCAGGACCTGTTCATTCAGGATAAAGTAGAATACATGCGCCTACAGGATGGCTTCGAGCTGCGCCTCGATGCACTGGTAGCCGTGGATGACAAAGAGCTGCGGAACTACTGCTAGCTTTGGCTGAGTGATTAAATGAATCAGAAACAAGAAAGGCAGCCCGCAGGCTGCCTTTCTTGTCAAGTGAAACGTACACAAAATCCGTGATTTAAAACTCCGCGCTCTTTGGAAAACGGGGGAAGGGAATAACGTCGCGGATGTTGGCCATGCCGGTGATGAACAGGATGAGCCGCTCGAAGCCCAGGCCGAAGCCGGCGTGCGGGGCCGAGCCGAAACGGCGGGTGTCGAGGTACCACCAGAGGTCTTCCTCAGGCACGTGCATTTCCTGCATACGCTGCTGCAGCTTCTGCAGGTCGTCTTCGCGCTGAGAGCCGCCGATGATTTCGCCAATGCCAGGGAACAGCACGTCCATGGCGCGTACGGTGCGGCCGTCCTCGTCCAGCTTCATGTAGAAGGCCTTGATATCCTTGGGGTAGTTGGTCAGGATAACGGGCTTCTTGAAGTGCTTCTCCACCAGGTACCGCTCGTGCTCCGACTGCAGATCGGTACCCCAGTCCACCGGAAACTCGAACTTCTGCTTGGCCGATTTCAGGATTTCCACCGCCTCGGTGTAAGTGAGGCGCTGGAAGTCGTTGTCGACCACGAAGCGCAGGCGGCTGAGCAGCTCCTTGTCGTACTGGTCGTTGAGGAACTGCAGGTCGTCAGGGCAGTGCTCCAGGGCGTAGCGCACCAGGCTTTTGAGGAAATCCTCGGCCAGGTCCATGTTGTCCTGCAGGTCGAAGAAAGCCACTTCGGGCTCAATCATCCAGAACTCGGCCAGGTGGCGGGCCGTGTTGGAGTTTTCGGCCCGGAACGTGGGCCCGAAGGTGTACACCTTGCCCAAGGCCATAGCCGCCACCTCGCCTTCAAGCTGGCCCGACACGGTGAGGTTGGTGGCTTTTCCGAAGAAATCCTGGCTGTAATCCACCGTACCAGCCTCGTTCAGAGGCGGCTTGGTGTCGGAAAGCGTGGTAACGCGGAACATCTGGCCGGCACCCTCAGCATCGGAGCCGGTGATGATGGGCGTGTGAATGTAGAAGTAGCCGTGACTGTTGAAGTACTGATGCACCGCAAACGACATGGCGTGGCGGATGCGCAACACCGCCCCAAACGTGTTGGTGCGGGGGCGCAGGTGGGCAATACCCCGCAGGAATTCCAGCGTGTGGCCTTTCTTCTGCAGCGGGTAGGCGTCCTGGTCGGCGGTGCCATACACCGTAATTTCCTCGGCCTGTATTTCCACCGCCTGGCCCTTGCCCTGGCTGGCTACCAGCTTGCCGCGCACGGCCACAGCCGCCCCGTTGTCTACGCCGTCGGCTTTAAGCTTTTCTTCCGGGAACAACTCGGCGTTGGCTACCACCTGGATGGAATTAAAGCCGGAGCCGTCGTTCACGGCAATAAACTGCACGTACTTGTTGCCGCGGCGGGTGCGTACCCAGCCTTTCACCAGCACTTCGCGGTCCAGCTCGGTGCTGCGGAGCAGGTCCTGCACGCTGGTTCTTCGGAGGTCGGACATCGGGAGGTTATGTTCTGCGAAAGAAAGAATTGGCTGCAAAGGTAGAGCTTTTGTCAAGGGTGCGAAACCAGCTTTCAGCCAGCCAAGCGCCCTAACAGCCGCTGCCACCAGCTACGGCCGGCAGAGGAGGCAGGCATAGAGGAAGCTGATACTGACATGGCAAGGGCTGGCACCGGCGGATGTAGCGCGGTCAACACCTCAGCTACCGTATCGGGTGCCAGTAGCTGCCGAAGCTGCACCTGCGGCCGATGCGCATCGTGTAATACGGCTAAGAAGTCTATATCCCAGCTGCGGCGCGGTGGCCCTACCAGTTCGGCGGCCAGCAGCACCACTCGGCCCTGCACCCGGGGCATGTCGCGCACAAAGGCTTCACCCCAAGCTATCTGCATACTATCCAGTGGTCCGCCTTTGTATGCGGCTGCGCTCAACCACTCAAACCGAGCCACATCTATGTTCTCGTCTGGCAACTCAGCACTGACGCCCTGAGCGTAGCGCAGCAGCTGTTCATTCGTGGGCGGATAAGACAGGCGCAGCCCCAGCGCTTCGCGTTGTTGCACTACCAACGGTTGCAGCAACGTAAGTAAGTGAAACACATTATTAACTTGACTAACACTCACTTCTATGCCCGTTCCGTAGTGCGGAAACAGCACATACACGCTGGCCTCATCACTGACCTGCAACATGCCCGATAGATAATAGAAATGATCGGAGAGGTCATCATGCTCTGTCAGCCAAGCAGCTAGGTGCGGCTGAGCCTGCAGTTGCTGCCGGTTGACGGCTGATCGGCAAAGCATGGCCATGAGGCCCATTACGGCAAACCGCCACACCTGCGGAGGTGGTGCCTGGCCGCCAGCCTGCAACGCTTGTAAGTGCTGGAAATAGGCCCACACAGCCGAAAAAGCTATTTCCGCATGATTATGCTTTTCTACCAGGGCCCCGCAACACACGGCCAACACCGCTCCCTGGGCCAACTGGGCCGTTGGTAATAGGTCTGCTACTGCAGCCAGTGCTTCTGCAGCTTCGGGTGCTTCCAAGTCATTGGCTGCTGCCAGAAAATCCTCCACTTCGGGCTCATGTATCAGCTTATCGGGCAGACCGGCTTTGGGCAAAACTGCCCAGATACGTAAAGCCGATAGTTCACTCCACATATCTTTCTAGCCTTTACAATTCGTTTGAAACAGAAACCTTTTGAGCATATGGCTATGACAAGTCACCCCGGGCGTTACCAGCAATGCGCTTTGGCGGAAAGATAAAGCTGACAGCAGATACCCCAACATTTTGCTGTTAACTCAAGTACAGAAAGGGCTACATTTGGCTTAATTCCCTCGTTTATTTCCGGCGGGGCGCACGCGTTTTCTGAGTATGCAACGACTCGACATGAAGCAGCTTCTCCAGCAGAAGCTCTCCCCCCAACAGATTCAATTTATTAAGCTGCTGCAGATTCCGACGGCGGAGCTGGAGGCGCGCATCAAGGAAGAGCTGGAAGTAAACCCAGCCCTGGAAGAAGGCGACGACCAGGACGAGGAGTTTGAGGAGCAGGAGCGCGACGATGACTCGGACGACGAGGACAACGACCCCGACGCCGAGTTCGACAGCGACAACAGCACGCTGGATGAGGATTTCAACGAGCCCGCCGACGAGCAGCCCGAAGTGGAGCTGCCCATACCGGAAACCTCCGAGCCCGATGAGCGCCAGAGCGACAACGACGACCTAGACCTGAGCGACTACCTCAACGACGACGAAATAGCGGGCTACAAAATGCAGGGCGACGGCCCCGGCGAGGACGAAGATGACCGGGAAATGCCCTTGGCCGACACGAGCGGCTCCCTTATCGACTCCCTGCTCGATCAGCTGGGCTTTGCCAGTCTTGATGAAAAACAGGAAGCCATTGGCCGCCAGCTAATCGGCTCCATTGATGGCGACGGGTACATCCGCCGCGACCTGTCGGCCATTGCCAACGACCTGGCTTTCTCGCAGAATCTGGAAGCCTCGGTGCCCGAAATTGAAGCCGTGCTGCGCGTGATTCAGCGCTTCGACCCGGCCGGCATTGGGGCCCGCGACCTGCAGGAGTGCCTGCAGCTGCAGCTGGAGCGCCGCCACCAGGACGACCCCGATGTGGAGCACGCCGAGCGCATCATCACCGACACGTTTGAGGAGTTCACCAAAAAGCACTACTCCCGCATTCAGCAGAAGCTGGATCTGGAAGACGACGAGCTGAAGGATGCTATAGCCCTGATTTTGAAGCTCAACCCCAAGCCCGGCGGTACCGGCCCGGTGGGCCTGGGCAAGGTGCAGTACATCATTCCCGACTTCATTCTGACCAACGACAACGGCCAGTTGAACCTGACCCTGAACGCCCGCAACGCGCCCGAGTTGCGCGTATCCCCGGCGTACACGGAAATGTTCCAGGCCTACGATAAGGCCTCGAAAAAGGACGCCAAGATGAAGGAAGCCGTGACCTTCGTGAAGCAGAAGCTGGACTCGGCCAAGTGGTTTATCGATGCTATCCGGCAGCGCCAGAACACACTCCTGCGCACCATGGACTCGATAGTGCGCTATCAACATGACTTCTTTGTGGAAGGCGACGAAAGCAAGCTGCGCCCCATGATCCTGAAGGATATTGCCCAGGAAATCGGGATGGATATTTCGACGGTGAGCCGGGTGGCCAACTCCAAAGCCGTGCAGACGGAGTTTGGCATCTACCCGCTCAAGTACTTCTTCTCCGAGGGCATTGCCACCGACTCGGGCGAGGATGCTTCGAGCCGGGAAGTCAAGCACATTCTCAAGGAAATTATTGAGGGCGAAAGCAAGTCCCGCCCGCTCTCCGACGACAAGCTGGAAAAAATGCTGAACGCCCGCGGCTACAACATTGCCCGCCGCACCGTAGCCAAATACCGGGAGCAGCTCAACATCCCGGTGGCGCGCCTGCGGAAGGAGCTGTAGGATAATGAACAGTGAGGAAATACCTTCAGGCGAAACGCAGGCTGGCAGCCGCCAATCGGAAGCGTCGGCCAAGTCTGCCATTCCTCATTTTCTGTCCGTCGTTTTTCACCCGCTGCTGGTCCCTACTTATCTGGTCCTGTGGTTGGCGTACGGACTGCCGGTAGCGCCATTGGCGCGCCCTGCATTTGTAGCTGCGTTGGTAGCCGGTCTTACGTTTGGAGTTCCGGCGCTGGGCACTGCGGTGCTGTATGCGTTCGGGCGCGTCAGCTCGCTGCAACTGGGGGAGCGGCGGCAGCGCTATGGTCCCCTGCTGCTGGCTTCTCTCAGCTTTGGCGGCGCGGCTTACTTGGTGCCGCAGCTGGCTGGCGCGCACTCGTTGCTGGCGCTGTTGCTCGCAGGTATGGCCCTGGCCGTGACGCTCACGTTCATCATTACCTTCTGGTGGAAAATAAGCGCGCACGGCGTGGGCATGGGGGGCGCCCTGGCCATGCTGCTGGTTCTTTGGGGGCAGCAGCCTGCTCTCCCGACCACTTACCTAAGCTTGTCCGCCGGCCTAGTGCTGGCTGCGGCCGTGGCCTGGGCGCGGCTGATTTTGCGGGCCCATACCAAAGCGCAGGTTGCGGCGGGCCTGCTGCTGGGGCTCGGCACTGGGCTGGGCGTGATACTGCTGGGCCGGTAGTTTCCGCTGATAACCGAACCGACAACCCAGGTCAACTCCTCGCTTTACAGGCTGACCCACAGGGAATAGGGTAAGAGCAGAAGCTGATACCAGCTACAAAAGTCTATCTTTGTAGACTACGGCTATTTCCTTGTACGTTTCCACGCCTTTGTTATGTCTACGCTCCGTTCCCTTCGCTTTTCGGGCCTGCTGATGGGCAGCTTACTGCTTGTGGGCAGCGCCCAGGCCGCAGTACCAAGTGTAGCCGCGGGCCAGGGAGGCCCGGGGGCGCATGAAATGCCCCGCCAACGTGCCCGGCAGCTCACGGACTACCTGACCGATGCGTTGGATCTGAGTGCCGAGCAGAGCCGGCAGCTGGAACGCTGCACCTACGCTCACCTGCGCCGCAAACAACAGGCGTCTCACCGCCTGCCCGGTGCCGCCCGCCGGGCCGAGCGTCGCTACCTTGCCTCCCTGGGACGCGTGCTGCGCCCAAGTCAGCTGGCTACCTATTTCTGGCTCGATGATCAGCAGCCCATGGCCGTAGTGCGGCTGAGCGCCCCGCGCTTCTGATTCTCTTTCTACTTTCGAGCATAGGCCCGGTCTGCTGCGCGCAGGCTGGGCCATCGTTTTTGCGAGCTACAGCGCCGCCATTTCCTGGGCTACCAGCGCCTGCACCTCGGGTTGGTCGTAGTCGGCTTCGGAGTGGATGTGGGGCATCAGGCGCGCCATAATCTGGTCCTGGCGCTGCCCGTCGGCCCAAGCCTCGGCGTAGGGCGTGTGCGAGAACGTGACCTGCGGATAAAGCGGCACCCATTGGTCGGGATACTGAGCGGAGATTTTGCTTTCGATTTTCTTCTGAAGCAAAAAACGCGGATCCGCCACCCGGTCGCGCATTTCCTCAAAGTTGTACACCGCCATTTCGGCCATGGCATCGGTGTTGGGCTTGCGCTGGCGCGCAAAGGTGTCGAACACAGCCAGCCAGTCGTGGTCCTGCTCGCCCAGCAGTTGGTTTAGGATAGTGCAGTCTTCGAAGCCGGCATTCATACCCTGCCCGTAGAAGGGTACAATGGCGTGGGCCGCGTCGCCGAGCAGCAAGACAGAGTCCTGGTACGACCACGGAAAGCACCGTACCGTGACGAGGGAGCCGGTGGGGTTCTGGAAGAAGTCCTCGGTAAGCTCCGGCATAAGCGGGGCCGCATCGGGAAATACTTCCTGAAAAAACGCCGCTACCTGCGCGGGCGTTTGCAGGGCGGCAAAGGAATGCGGGCCTTCGTAAGGAAAAAACAGCGTGCAGGTGAACGTGCCGTCGAGGTTGGGCAGCGCAATCATCATGTACTGG belongs to Hymenobacter sp. J193 and includes:
- the rpoN gene encoding RNA polymerase factor sigma-54 — its product is MQRLDMKQLLQQKLSPQQIQFIKLLQIPTAELEARIKEELEVNPALEEGDDQDEEFEEQERDDDSDDEDNDPDAEFDSDNSTLDEDFNEPADEQPEVELPIPETSEPDERQSDNDDLDLSDYLNDDEIAGYKMQGDGPGEDEDDREMPLADTSGSLIDSLLDQLGFASLDEKQEAIGRQLIGSIDGDGYIRRDLSAIANDLAFSQNLEASVPEIEAVLRVIQRFDPAGIGARDLQECLQLQLERRHQDDPDVEHAERIITDTFEEFTKKHYSRIQQKLDLEDDELKDAIALILKLNPKPGGTGPVGLGKVQYIIPDFILTNDNGQLNLTLNARNAPELRVSPAYTEMFQAYDKASKKDAKMKEAVTFVKQKLDSAKWFIDAIRQRQNTLLRTMDSIVRYQHDFFVEGDESKLRPMILKDIAQEIGMDISTVSRVANSKAVQTEFGIYPLKYFFSEGIATDSGEDASSREVKHILKEIIEGESKSRPLSDDKLEKMLNARGYNIARRTVAKYREQLNIPVARLRKEL
- a CDS encoding NAD(P)/FAD-dependent oxidoreductase, producing the protein MPTPATVATPETSLTILGGGLVGSLLALYLARRGFPVQVLERRPDPRRAGPIEGRSINLALSDRGWRALEGVGIAEEIRQVGIPMYGRVMHDQQGQLTSQPYGTKDQAIYSVSRAGLNRTLLDLVEQQPGVQVRFEQQCLNVDVRNHVLELRDVPTDSVYKQAYSRLFGADGAYSAVRGALQKTDRFDYSQSYLEYGYKELNIAAGPDGSWQLEKHALHIWPRGQYMMIALPNLDGTFTCTLFFPYEGPHSFAALQTPAQVAAFFQEVFPDAAPLMPELTEDFFQNPTGSLVTVRCFPWSYQDSVLLLGDAAHAIVPFYGQGMNAGFEDCTILNQLLGEQDHDWLAVFDTFARQRKPNTDAMAEMAVYNFEEMRDRVADPRFLLQKKIESKISAQYPDQWVPLYPQVTFSHTPYAEAWADGQRQDQIMARLMPHIHSEADYDQPEVQALVAQEMAAL
- the asnS gene encoding asparagine--tRNA ligase, which encodes MSDLRRTSVQDLLRSTELDREVLVKGWVRTRRGNKYVQFIAVNDGSGFNSIQVVANAELFPEEKLKADGVDNGAAVAVRGKLVASQGKGQAVEIQAEEITVYGTADQDAYPLQKKGHTLEFLRGIAHLRPRTNTFGAVLRIRHAMSFAVHQYFNSHGYFYIHTPIITGSDAEGAGQMFRVTTLSDTKPPLNEAGTVDYSQDFFGKATNLTVSGQLEGEVAAMALGKVYTFGPTFRAENSNTARHLAEFWMIEPEVAFFDLQDNMDLAEDFLKSLVRYALEHCPDDLQFLNDQYDKELLSRLRFVVDNDFQRLTYTEAVEILKSAKQKFEFPVDWGTDLQSEHERYLVEKHFKKPVILTNYPKDIKAFYMKLDEDGRTVRAMDVLFPGIGEIIGGSQREDDLQKLQQRMQEMHVPEEDLWWYLDTRRFGSAPHAGFGLGFERLILFITGMANIRDVIPFPRFPKSAEF